In the genome of Fulvivirga maritima, one region contains:
- a CDS encoding DEAD/DEAH box helicase family protein codes for MTEYQKILKGILENRRTWEDIKSELSKYNIHNTEEGEKDTRAGKIFEVLTQLYFQYSPIEKDNFINVWLFEEVPTAVRNKLNLGNQDYGADLILEDIDRKFYAVQCKFKNNESTRLNWTSDKIANLFAFCPNADHYVVFTNAADLDEVSKTRYKNFTLYSVTNLQEIKSDIFHTFYEILIGLAISERVFFEPKPHQKEAIKDCINFFEIEERGQLILPCGAGKTYTALWIKEGLESKNCLVLVPSLALLRQIKNEWANQRKSKYQYICVCSESDIDKDATDSIVTHTYEIDIRVTTDPIEIEKFLAKDYPEKVIFSTYHSLQSIADAIKGVDFEFDFIFCDEAHKTAGVGMNKFSLVHDNRKIPSKRRLYATATPRIVKESLKKKLGDDLKYAYDMNDPETFGHEFYRMSFKDAIEQDILVDYKIVAVGVNNEELKEYIERRRFVDAKLSIDEIANNYALDHIMNKYSVNHSLTFHSRVKLASEFANRHSLLFPETSTFSVSGEQPTSQRNIVLNDFKNSDKAIVSNARCLTEGVDVPTIDLVYFCDPKNSKVDIVQAVGRALRKKKVRKSVLWSCQFIIRNDLKLKIP; via the coding sequence ATGACTGAATATCAAAAAATACTAAAAGGGATTCTTGAAAACCGGAGAACTTGGGAAGATATAAAATCCGAACTATCCAAGTACAACATTCATAACACTGAAGAAGGAGAGAAGGACACAAGAGCAGGAAAGATTTTTGAAGTATTAACTCAACTCTATTTTCAATACTCCCCGATTGAAAAAGATAATTTCATTAATGTCTGGCTGTTTGAAGAAGTCCCAACTGCAGTCCGAAACAAACTAAATCTCGGCAACCAAGATTATGGTGCCGATTTAATTCTTGAGGATATTGACCGCAAATTTTATGCTGTTCAATGCAAATTCAAAAATAACGAATCCACACGCCTGAACTGGACGTCAGACAAAATTGCTAACCTTTTTGCTTTTTGCCCCAACGCTGATCACTATGTTGTCTTTACAAATGCTGCTGATTTAGATGAAGTTTCCAAAACTAGGTATAAGAATTTCACTCTTTATTCTGTTACTAACCTTCAAGAGATAAAGTCTGATATATTCCATACTTTTTATGAGATTCTGATTGGATTGGCGATTAGTGAAAGAGTTTTCTTTGAGCCCAAACCTCATCAGAAAGAAGCTATCAAAGATTGTATTAATTTTTTCGAAATTGAAGAACGGGGACAGCTCATTCTTCCATGTGGAGCTGGTAAGACATATACAGCTCTTTGGATAAAAGAGGGTCTGGAATCCAAAAATTGTTTAGTCCTTGTCCCATCATTAGCATTGTTACGCCAGATCAAAAACGAATGGGCAAATCAACGAAAATCAAAGTATCAGTACATCTGTGTTTGCTCTGAATCTGACATAGATAAAGATGCAACAGATTCTATTGTGACCCACACTTATGAAATTGATATAAGGGTCACTACTGACCCGATAGAGATTGAAAAGTTCTTAGCCAAAGATTATCCAGAAAAAGTCATTTTCAGTACTTACCATTCTTTACAATCAATTGCGGATGCAATAAAAGGTGTCGATTTTGAATTTGATTTCATATTTTGTGATGAAGCTCACAAGACAGCAGGTGTTGGCATGAACAAATTCAGCCTTGTTCATGATAATCGTAAAATCCCTTCCAAGCGAAGACTTTATGCTACGGCAACTCCTAGAATTGTTAAAGAGTCCCTCAAAAAGAAATTAGGGGATGACTTAAAGTATGCGTACGATATGAATGATCCTGAAACTTTTGGGCATGAATTCTATCGAATGTCTTTTAAAGATGCAATTGAACAAGATATCCTGGTTGATTATAAAATTGTGGCGGTTGGAGTAAATAACGAAGAACTTAAAGAATACATAGAGAGGAGAAGGTTCGTAGATGCCAAGCTATCTATTGATGAAATAGCCAATAATTATGCACTGGATCATATAATGAATAAGTATTCAGTCAATCATAGCCTAACTTTTCATTCAAGGGTTAAACTTGCTTCTGAGTTTGCAAACCGACATTCACTATTATTCCCGGAAACATCCACGTTTTCCGTAAGTGGAGAGCAACCCACAAGTCAGAGAAATATAGTTTTAAATGATTTCAAAAATTCAGACAAAGCCATTGTTTCAAATGCTCGCTGTTTGACTGAAGGAGTTGATGTGCCGACAATTGATCTGGTATATTTCTGTGACCCCAAGAACTCAAAAGTTGATATTGTTCAGGCGGTTGGAAGGGCTTTAAGAAAAAAGAAGGTAAGAAAATCGGTCTTGTGGTCGTGCCAATTTATCATTCGAAACGATCTGAAGTTGAAGATTCCATAA
- a CDS encoding site-specific integrase, which translates to MRKTRSKDKATPIYVRITVNGERAEVSAKRSILTDRWDTRLGRVRGNRIDAREINSHLDNIQVKLNRIHNKLFDLNQRISARLIKEAYLGGGSNKKTLIEAFDFHNKQLKNQIGKGYAQGTYTRFETTKKHLIDFLTREYSCEDIELSDLDYGFIVKLEHYFKVTRNCNHNTTLKYIRNIRKIVNTAILNDWLAKDPFGKYKVKFKEVKRDYLTQDELTALEQKDFEIERLGQVRDVFVFCCYTGLSYADVRKLTIKDISKGLDGDLWIFIERTKTGNSSNVPVLSKALEIIKRYQNSPELQYLGKLLPILSNQKMNAYLKEIGCICGLNKNLTFHVARHTFATTVTLSNGVSIESVSSMLGHKNMRTTQIYAKVVQGKVSADMRKLKSLMSENE; encoded by the coding sequence CTGCGAAAAACTAGATCAAAAGATAAGGCTACCCCTATTTATGTTAGAATAACTGTCAATGGAGAACGCGCTGAGGTATCGGCTAAAAGATCAATATTGACAGATCGGTGGGATACAAGATTAGGGAGGGTTCGGGGGAACCGAATAGATGCAAGAGAAATAAATTCGCATCTAGATAATATCCAAGTCAAATTGAATCGCATTCATAATAAGTTATTTGATCTGAATCAGAGAATTTCAGCAAGGTTGATTAAAGAAGCCTATTTGGGTGGAGGAAGCAACAAGAAGACATTAATTGAGGCTTTTGATTTTCATAATAAACAGCTGAAGAATCAAATAGGTAAGGGGTATGCTCAAGGAACTTATACGAGATTTGAGACTACAAAAAAGCATTTAATAGACTTTCTAACTAGAGAGTATAGTTGCGAGGATATTGAATTAAGTGATTTAGATTATGGGTTTATAGTTAAGCTTGAGCATTATTTTAAAGTTACAAGAAACTGTAATCATAATACAACTTTAAAATACATTCGGAATATTAGGAAAATTGTTAATACTGCTATTCTCAATGATTGGCTGGCAAAGGACCCTTTTGGTAAGTATAAAGTTAAGTTTAAAGAGGTTAAACGAGACTATTTAACTCAAGATGAATTGACTGCTTTGGAGCAAAAAGATTTTGAAATAGAAAGGTTGGGGCAAGTGAGAGATGTTTTTGTGTTTTGTTGTTATACAGGACTTTCTTATGCAGATGTTAGGAAGCTTACAATTAAAGATATATCAAAGGGATTGGATGGGGATTTGTGGATATTTATTGAAAGAACTAAGACGGGTAATTCATCAAATGTTCCTGTGCTCTCGAAAGCGCTAGAGATTATAAAAAGGTATCAAAATTCTCCTGAACTCCAATATTTGGGGAAATTGTTACCTATATTGTCAAATCAGAAGATGAATGCTTATCTGAAAGAGATTGGATGCATATGCGGATTAAACAAGAATCTTACGTTTCATGTGGCTCGGCATACTTTTGCTACTACAGTGACCTTGTCCAATGGTGTTTCAATAGAGTCTGTAAGTTCTATGCTGGGGCATAAAAATATGAGGACGACTCAGATTTATGCAAAGGTTGTTCAAGGAAAAGTGAGTGCAGATATGAGGAAGTTGAAATCGCTTATGAGTGAAAATGAGTGA
- a CDS encoding recombinase family protein translates to MKFGFARVSKNDQSLDRQLDALKAEGCEEIVVEKLSGRKQQVKLDQLLSKLRRDDTLIVKSIDRLGRTSKELINLLDTLKIRNIDFVSLDERIDTNSIMGEALFKIIAILKQMELEILRERTKEGLKAARARGRTGGRPKGTYNKTKASAAAHRYQQGIPVAEILTDLKISRSTLYDYLRREGVK, encoded by the coding sequence ATGAAATTTGGGTTTGCTCGTGTAAGTAAGAATGATCAAAGCCTGGACCGTCAGCTGGATGCTTTGAAAGCTGAAGGTTGTGAGGAAATTGTGGTTGAAAAACTATCTGGAAGAAAGCAGCAAGTGAAGTTGGATCAGCTACTTTCCAAACTTCGCCGGGATGATACTCTCATAGTAAAAAGTATAGACCGCCTTGGCCGAACTTCCAAAGAGCTCATTAATTTGCTTGATACGTTAAAGATTAGAAATATAGATTTCGTTAGCCTGGATGAGCGCATTGATACCAATAGCATCATGGGTGAAGCCTTGTTTAAGATCATCGCCATCCTCAAACAGATGGAATTAGAGATATTAAGAGAGCGAACCAAAGAAGGGCTAAAGGCAGCCAGGGCTAGAGGTAGAACCGGTGGCCGGCCCAAAGGGACATATAACAAAACTAAAGCCAGTGCTGCAGCTCATAGATATCAACAAGGAATACCAGTGGCAGAAATCCTGACAGACTTGAAGATAAGTAGGTCTACTTTGTATGATTATTTGAGAAGGGAAGGGGTTAAGTGA